In Tachypleus tridentatus isolate NWPU-2018 chromosome 7, ASM421037v1, whole genome shotgun sequence, a genomic segment contains:
- the LOC143257113 gene encoding cytochrome c oxidase assembly factor 1 homolog isoform X1, with amino-acid sequence MVVSNSRLLGIAAFTGVACVSGSLYCQYKIQEGLKKGDYYKKSLDILKQHNGAMQLLGPPIKQGNLDLGDTVNNMVDGYRANLAIPVQGQKQKGKLFLWAEREKPGDSWNVQKLELSLENSEFDGRRLLVYKSDHRPTEMTIIHQINIKCSQPCLKTSCQEQDGDLKSN; translated from the exons ATGGTGGTCAGCAATTCTCGCTTACTTGGTATTGCAGCTTTTACAGGTGTAGCATGTGTTTCTGGTAGTTTATATTGCCAGTATAAGATCCAGGAAGGATTGAAAAAGGGAGACTACTACAAAAAATCATTAGATATTCTCAAACAACACAATGGTGCAATGCAACTTTTGGGACCGCCCATTAAGCAAGGGAACCTGGACCTTGGAGATACTGTGAATAACATGGTAGACGGTTATCGAGCGAACTTAGCTATTCCTGTCCAGGGACAGAAGCAAAAAGGAAAATTATTCTTGTGGGCAGAGCGAGAAAAGCCTGGAGATTCGTGGAATGTCCAGAAATTAGAATTATCACTCGAAAACTCAGAGTTTGATGGTCGAAGACTTttagtatataaaa GTGATCACAGGCCCACTGAGATGACCATTATCCATCAAATCAACATTAAGTGCAGCCAACCATGTTTAAAGACTTCTTGCCAAGAACAGGATGGAGATTTGAAGAGTAATTAA
- the LOC143257113 gene encoding cytochrome c oxidase assembly factor 1 homolog isoform X2, with protein MVVSNSRLLGIAAFTGVACVSGSLYCQYKIQEGLKKGDYYKKSLDILKQHNGAMQLLGPPIKQGNLDLGDTVNNMVDGYRANLAIPVQGQKQKGKLFLWAEREKPGDSWNVQKLELSLENSEFDGRRLLVYKSKNNDQN; from the coding sequence ATGGTGGTCAGCAATTCTCGCTTACTTGGTATTGCAGCTTTTACAGGTGTAGCATGTGTTTCTGGTAGTTTATATTGCCAGTATAAGATCCAGGAAGGATTGAAAAAGGGAGACTACTACAAAAAATCATTAGATATTCTCAAACAACACAATGGTGCAATGCAACTTTTGGGACCGCCCATTAAGCAAGGGAACCTGGACCTTGGAGATACTGTGAATAACATGGTAGACGGTTATCGAGCGAACTTAGCTATTCCTGTCCAGGGACAGAAGCAAAAAGGAAAATTATTCTTGTGGGCAGAGCGAGAAAAGCCTGGAGATTCGTGGAATGTCCAGAAATTAGAATTATCACTCGAAAACTCAGAGTTTGATGGTCGAAGACTTttagtatataaaagtaaaaataatgatcAAAATTAA